A window of the Citrus sinensis cultivar Valencia sweet orange chromosome 9, DVS_A1.0, whole genome shotgun sequence genome harbors these coding sequences:
- the LOC102625968 gene encoding NAC domain-containing protein 7, protein MNAFSHVPPGFRFHPTDEELVDYYLRKKITSRRIDLDVIKDVDLYKIEPWDLQELCRIGTEEQNEWYFFSHKDKKYPTGTRTNRATAAGFWKATGRDKAIYSKQDLIGMRKTLVFYKGRAPNGQKSDWIMHEYRLETDENGTPQEEGWVVCRVFKKRITTMRKVSEHESPCWYEDQVSFMQDLDSPKPNSQHSNLAYHIPYGCKKELDHHLQYQVPHEHFLQLPLLESPKLMQAAANVNGNPMTAYGLDMNHASTLQQSSSLTQEEHMQQNLQFFGRDQNYEQAVDQVTDWRVLDKFVASQLSQEDSIAANNNVFRGNEQTNNVLVRQLMNKQEMAPENASTSTSSCQIDLWK, encoded by the exons ATGAATGCTTTTTCCCATGTTCCCCCTGGCTTTCGATTCCATCCGACTGACGAAGAACTTGTTGATTATTACCTCAGAAAGAAAATCACTTCAAGAAGGATTGATCTCGACGTCATTAAAGATGTAGACCTTTACAAAATTGAGCCTTGGGATCTTCAAG agCTATGCAGGATAGGGACAGAAGAGCAAAACGAATGGTATTTCTTCAGCCATAAAGATAAGAAGTATCCAACTGGGACTCGCACAAATAGAGCAACTGCTGCAGGATTTTGGAAAGCAACTGGTAGAGACAAGGCTATTTATTCTAAGCAAGACTTGATTGGTATGAGGAAGACATTAGTTTTCTATAAAGGCCGTGCTCCAAATGGGCAAAAATCAGACTGGATTATGCATGAATACCGGCTTGAAACTGATGAAAACGGAACTCCACAG GAAGAAGGTTGGGTTGTGTGTAGAGTGTTTAAGAAGAGAATAACAACCATGAGGAAAGTGAGTGAGCATGAATCTCCATGCTGGTATGAAGATCAAGTCTCATTCATGCAAGATTTAGACTCACCAAAGCCAAATTCACAGCATAGCAATTTGGCTTACCATATCCCCTACGGCTGCAAGAAAGAGCTAGATCATCATTTGCAATACCAAGTTCCCCATGAACACTTCCTTCAGCTCCCACTTCTAGAGAGCCCGAAACTTATGCAAGCAGCTGCCAATGTAAACGGCAACCCCATGACTGCATATGGTCTAGACATGAACCATGCAAGCACTTTGCAGCAGTCTTCATCACTTACACAGGAAGAACATATGCAACAAAACTTGCAATTTTTCGGCAGGGATCAAAACTATGAGCAGGCAGTGGATCAAGTGACTGACTGGCGAGTTCTCGACAAGTTTGTTGCTTCTCAGCTCAGCCAGGAGGATTCAATTGCTGCCAATAACAACGTCTTTCGGGGAAATGAGCAGACAAATAATGTACTGGTGAGACAGCTGATGAACAAGCAAGAAATGGCGCCGGAAAATGCCTCAACCTCAACATCCAGTTGTCAAATTGATCTATGGAAGTGA